The genomic window ctgtgggttccagccccgcgtcgggctctgtgctgacagttcagagcctggagcctgtttcggattctctgtctccctctctctctgcccctcccctgttcacgttctgtctctctctgtctcaaaaataaataaagcgttaaaaaaaaaattaaaagaaaaaaaataaatgttaaaattttttttttttttttaaactatgagtCCTTATAGTTTCCCTATAGTTGGCTCCACTTTCTGAAATAGGTTTCCTGGAAGGTGGAGTTTGTAGCCAGACAGACTGGGGCTCAAATCTGTCTCTAACTTTTATAAGCTTGATCCCCTTGGATACCTAATCATCCCGTCTTCATTTACTCCCTCTTAAAAACATGCATAGAGTGGCttgtctgtgccaggcactgtgctaagcacaggGTACAACGATGACTAAAACATACTCTCTTACTTCAGCAATTCAAAGTTCTTTGGGGCAAAGGACATCTTAACACAAGTAATAAGTGCACCAACAAGGAAGTGCGTAGGATATTTGGGAGTTCAGGGAAAAACACTTACCTGATCTGGAAAGATTAAAGATGGCTTCCTGGAGAGGTTCCCCTCAAGATGAGTCctttaaaatgagtaaatgtcAGCCAGTAAAGGGAGGTGGAGTTAGGGAGGAGGCATTCCAGGCATCAGGGGCTGCAGAAGCAAAGGCATaaaggagagaaagcacaggGACTACGAagagagctaggatttgaacccaggtttgcCCGATTCCAAAGCCTGAAGACGCCCCCATGTGTGGGGTGCTGCAGGACTCTGTTTTACGCCAATGTGCACCAGGGCTTACACAAAGTATCCATTCAAACTTATTAGATAGGCAGATAATAGTTATTTTGCAAATATCagtatcatatatgtatatataaatacataggtatgatacacacacacatttttatataaattattttctaaagaaataaaaatccccaTAGCCTCTCAAACATACTGTATGCCCAACACCGACACGCCACAGACCAGCAATCTAAATATGTAAACACCAGGTTCAACTTCCTTCTGTGTATAGACCTGGAAATAAATCTTCTGCTATTCTGTGGCATaattgtaattttgaaatttattaggAACGAGGATGATGTAATTCTGCactaccttaaaaaaaaccccacaaaacaaccTGCTATGGACGGTTTGCCTGTGTCAACTTCTCTGTGGACATTGCCTGAGCATATTCTGAGCGAGCATCACTGTAGCGTATGCCAATAAAATGACAAGGATAATACTAATAATGTATGTTTGCTGAGCATTTTCGTGAAAGGCCCCATGTTCACCCAGTAATCAAGTCAGTGGGGTGGGTACTATCACTGGCCTCCTTTTGTAGGTGAGTGAACTAAAGAACTAAAGCTTAgagtttttaaataactttgtcCAAATAATAGCTGATAAATAGGGCTCCAGAATATAAACCCATAGTGGCTGGCTTCTAAGCTTTCCCTTTCTACCGCAGATCGTTTTCTTGGCATAGGACCCGAGTATCCACACTACTTATTTTACATTATTGCTCCCTGAGCAGCAGCCAGGGTTGAGAGGCTCTACTTTTTAACACATCGCATAGTGAAGACATTGACCAATAAACAAATCTTAGagtttatcatctatctattattgTTTATCTGACTTGTATATTTAGGAAGAAGACAGTTTACCATTGATAAACCATTGTGAGTGGCTTCACTTCAAGCTTCAAAGTCACTTAAGTTGATATATACACTAAGAACTTTTAATTTGTATGAGTCAAGGATTTCTCTCTCCCAGGAAAAatcaaagagagaaacaaattaCATGCTGATATTTATTATGACTTCACAGGAGAACCAGCCTCAACCAAGTTAAAATGGTGTATAAAATCACTGGGGGTGTAATGACTTGGGAAAGGGGTTTCAGGAGAAGGAGTGATGCAGAAAAGATGGTCAGGACCTGGCAAAGATAAATTTATGTCCTTTGAATACTTTTTACTGCTGACCATATACTCAATAACCTGTATTGGAAAATGCACATATaccttatcttaaaaaaaaaaaacaacaacactttgATCTGATTCTTATGTCATCTAGATTATTTGAGTGCAGCATTCAAAATATCTCTTTGGAGAGTTATTTTATTAGTACACTTAATAGTctgctaaatttaaaaacaaatcattctACATACATCTTTACACACTGAAGTTAAAGTTCAAGTTCTTGTTGACAATGTTCAACTAAACAGAAACTATGACTCACCAGAATCTGCAATGGGTTAGAGTTCATATGGTTTGCCTTATGTTTTTGGCAAGTATTTATGACGCTCCAAAGACTGGATTATTGAGTTTAAGAATCAAGTTTAAATGGGAATGGGTCTTCTAGTCTATTGATCTCTTAAGatggttttattattatcaataataaataagttccAACACACTTCCTTGctaatgtgtctatttttatctcttccttcGTGGTACTTTATAAAAATTCTCCTCTTTGAGAGGAGAGTGGAAAAGGAGACTGTTTTGATTGGAAATTGGCTGGACTTGAGGAAAGGAATGTTATGCCATTGCAGTCATTTTCTTGGCCTTTACCATAACACAGTATATCAAGTTAAGGTTCTTTCCGTGGATGCAACCAAGAATTATTCTCAAAGAGGATTTATCAGAAGATTATCTGGGATTCATGGAATACACGAGAGACTGGAGAAGTTAATTTGGAAATGGACAGTGAGGCAGCTCCAGGGTCTGGTAAGCAAGAGCCCCAGCAAGACCAAGAGCAGTCTGATCATGATTTTACCATGTAGATGTCATGGAAATCCACATGTTTTCACTGTTTTCTACTAACGATTCTGCTAAAGATCACTGTATTTCTCACTCTGGTAAAGGTCCAAATTCCAAAGAAAGGCTTTCTGAAAATCTTAGCTTGGTTTACCAACCTGTCTATTTAGCTAAGGGGAACAGCAGGGGTCTATCTTTTCCCTATAGTTCCCACAAACTATATCCAGAACTATGGATACCCATAACGATGTCGGAATGCCACATTTCTCAAAAGCTAATTGAATGCCAGTTGGGAAATGGATTCTGGAGAGCTAAAAGACAAAAATGCTTTCTTCATGACAGAGTGAAAGCTGGAATAAAGCTGGAAATATGGAAAGACAAAATGagtctttcttcttgtttcactGAGAGGGTGGGTTATGGGCTATCTCTTATTATGAGTATTAAAAACATAGGCTATGAGGCCATAACGTTGAGTAAAAAAGGTAGAATTATCTGAGTCATGAACTTGTCCCAAGAAAAATGTGGAATCAATATTAAAACCTGAGTATTAATTTAAAAGAGATGTAAGACAAGGATGACTCTTATTACCACTATCAGTATTTCTTTGGAAATTCTGACTAATAAAGTAtaacaaagaatataaataaaaatcataactaTTGGACGGGAGATAAAATTTAGCATTGTTTGAGGATAATATGACTACAGAGTAGAAGCCCAAACAAATCAACGGAAaagctaaaattaattttactgcaTGCCAGCAATATTGGGTACCAaaaaacatagtggcttaaaaaaagatttattcacaataggcaaaacacacatacacaaaagtacaAAATGTCTAGGAATAATTTTAAGAGGATTGTGTGGGAGCAAATGGAGAACACCACAGAAACTTGCTATAATGTACAGAAAGCCGTCTAAAtgcttttgttccctttttaGAATCTGACAGAATCATCTCAGCTAAAAAAAAGTCAAGGTAATTTTTGACACTAGGAGTAAATAATGACAATTTGTCTTATCATACACTCAATGAAAAGGTaacttgtgttttttaaatgtaccagAACAAAACTCTagtcagatcaatgaaacaaaacatgtaGTCTTGAAACAGACTGTGAGAGCTAGAAGGATTTAACATATCCTCGGAGATCATCAAGTTTGTGAACACACATTTGTATGCAAGAAggtgtgttttaatttcatttaaaattagctGCCTTACCCTAACGTACTCATGAGCATAAGtctcttttattaaataaataaatccaaatccCTAGGGTTACTCCCCATGCAACAGACTACTTGAAGCCTGTATGAGAAACAGTTCAACTGGAAATCAGTGCTTACAATTAAGAATGGTTGCCCACTCCTGTTAGGGAATCTTATTTGAAACTatcatttgttctttattttctttttctttttttttttaacgtttatttattcctgagagagaaagaggcagagcatgagttggggaagagagagagggcagagagagagggagacacagagcccgacgcggggctcaaactcacaagctgtgagatcatgacctgagccgaagccggaggctcaaccgactgagccacccaggcgcccctgttcctttttctcctcgTGTGGATGCCATCTGTTTCTCTTTCGATGCAGCCTGGAACCCAACAAATGGATTTGTCTTACTTCCTAGAGCTTGTATTTTGAGTCCTGCCATACCAGGCACAACCTTGAAATACAGTGAAATCCTTTCAGACACTTTCCTAACTTTCAGTAGCAGGTGACAGACAGAAAGTTGGTTTCATTtccattattaaaaaacaaaacaaaaaaaagaaactgaagtctAAGCGGTCAACAGAGAAATGGTCTAAAAAAATCTTTGTGCATCCATACAATGTAACAGTATAGAGTTACCAAAAAATTATGTTGTcaagaattttaagttttttcagGAGGTGAACTATGAGtgatatctttattttcattttgtttctatacgatattttatttttatttttccttattttccaaatttctgcaAGTATGAGAATCAAGAAAGCATattataaaaagatgaaaatcaaaatattttacaagtgGAATACATATTAATAAGAATTCATGATAAATAGCAAATTAtgtataaaaagtatttaatatcATTTAATGTGTACTTTATTTGATTTCACAAAAAGACATATATATTCGAGCAAATGGATGACAAAGTAATTCTAATTTGCATATCCAATTGCGACCCCATAATTTCAGCATTGAACAATTGTCAATTCATGGCAGTTCAGCTAAGGGCAAGAAAGGCTCTTAACGTAGGGCCTTAAATTCTGGACTTGCAAAGCTTCTATGTAATAGTAAGCATGGCAAGGATTACACCCACTGTGTCCcaaaaaggaagtgaaataaaAGCATTATATGTCACTATCCATTCTTTGGCTCAAACATTTGATGAAAGACCCCTCAATTGGTGCATGTGGTTAATTATGTTGTGTTCAAAATTATGATCACCAGCTGTTTTGCAAAGCAGTAAACAGTAAATATAATAATTCTATGGATGTGACTCTAAAAATAGTTTATGCCTACAAGAgtctttttggaaaattttacCACATAGAATCATCTTCAGTGCTTTTCTGAACCAGGGGTAGAAAAATGCATAAACCATTGGATTGAAAGTAGAGTTCAGGTAGCCACACCAGACCAATGCATCATTTAAGGTGGGTGGAATAGCATAGTCCAGGAAAGGGTCCATGACCATGCAGACAAAGAAAGGACACCAGCATATTAGGAAAACTCCCACCACAATCCCTAAAGTCTTTGcagctttcctttctttgttttgtgacattccatttttctcttccaatcCAATTGCATCATTAATGGATCTTGCCTGTCCTTGAGCTATGAAGTATATTCTGGAATAGACACACAACATAATAGATCCAGGTATATAGAAAGAAGTCATAAAGGCCAGTACCCCAGATGTTTTGCTAAAGAAGACAGAGCAACCTCCTATGCAGTGAATGTACTTGTAATATATCTCTTCAGCTCCTTTGAAGTTGAGCTCCAGAAAGATCATTCCAAATGCAAAAAGAGCGGGGACACTCCAACTAATGAAGATCATCACAAAAATAACCAAGATACTGATCTTGGCTTTGTATCTCAGTGGGTCACACACGGCATAGTAGCGGTCAATGGAAATGAAGGACAAGTGGAAAATGGACGCCGAGCTCAGCATAATGTCAGTGCTGGTGTGAATTTTACAGAAGACTTCTCCAAAGTACCAGCCATGCTCAACAGATCTCACCATACTATAAG from Neofelis nebulosa isolate mNeoNeb1 chromosome 6, mNeoNeb1.pri, whole genome shotgun sequence includes these protein-coding regions:
- the TAAR1 gene encoding trace amine-associated receptor 1 — encoded protein: MMSFCHNVINISCVKSSWSNDVRASLYSLMVLIILTTLIGNLIVIISISHFRQLHTPTNWLIHSMATADFLLGCLVMPYSMVRSVEHGWYFGEVFCKIHTSTDIMLSSASIFHLSFISIDRYYAVCDPLRYKAKISILVIFVMIFISWSVPALFAFGMIFLELNFKGAEEIYYKYIHCIGGCSVFFSKTSGVLAFMTSFYIPGSIMLCVYSRIYFIAQGQARSINDAIGLEEKNGMSQNKERKAAKTLGIVVGVFLICWCPFFVCMVMDPFLDYAIPPTLNDALVWCGYLNSTFNPMVYAFFYPWFRKALKMILCGKIFQKDSCRHKLFLESHP